One Thunnus thynnus chromosome 21, fThuThy2.1, whole genome shotgun sequence DNA segment encodes these proteins:
- the LOC137172933 gene encoding glycogenin-1-like isoform X1, whose amino-acid sequence MADQAFVTLATNDNYAKGAMVLGKSLRNHNTSKKLVALIGPQVSEPCQSVLRRIFDEVRVVDVLDSGDTAHLAMMKRPDLGVTFTKLHCWTLTHYSKCVFMDADTLVLSNIDELFDRDELSAAPDPGWPDCFNSGVFVFRPSEETYGKLLQYCTEHGSFDGGDQGVLNGFFSDWATADISKHLPFIYNLSSIAIYTYLPAFKQYGGNAKVVHFLGKTKPWSYTYDPQAKQIVGDVHEATTHPTFLLDWWNLYSSAVVPMLQDQYGEKPFHSGFVEHISHCPSNHLIKFEHTDTVTYENVQGASTTSHTQAVHPQPTSEERKQKWEQGQADYMGMDSFDNIKRKLDSFLK is encoded by the exons ATGGCTG ACCAGGCTTTTGTAACGTTGGCTACCAATGACAACTATGCTAAGGGAGCCATGGTTTTGGGCAAGTCCCTGCGCAACCACAACACATCCAAGAAGCTGGTGGCACTCATCGGTCCGCAAGTGTCAGAGCCTTGCCA GTCTGTGCTGAGGAGGATCTTTGATGAGGTGAGAGTGGTGGACGTGCTTGACAGTGGCGACACGGCACACCTGGCTATGATGAAGAGGCCCGACCTGGGTGTCACCTTCACCAAACTCCACTGCTGGACCCTCACACATTACTCCAAGTGTGTTTTCATGGACGcagacacactg GTGCTTTCAAATATAGATGAGCTGTTTGACAGAGATGAATTGTCAGCTGCTCCCGACCCTGGCTGGCCCGACTGCTTCAactctggtgtgtttgtttttcgtCCCTCTGAGGAGACTTATGGCAAACTGCTTCAGTACTGTACAGAACACGGCAGCTTTGACG GAGGAGACCAAGGTGTATTGAATGGCTTTTTCAGCGACTGGGCAACAGCTGACATATCAAAACACCTTCCTTTCATCTACAACCTCAGCAGCATAGCCATCTATACTTACCTTCCAGCATTCAAGCA ATATGGTGGCAATGCTAAGGTGGTCCATTTCCTAGGGAAGACCAAGCCATGGAGTTACACATATGACCCCCAAGCCAAACAGATTGTAGGGGATGTGCATGAGGCCACCACACATCCCACCTTCCTTCTGGATTGGTGGAATCTGTACTCAAGTGCCGTGGTGCCCATGCTGCAGGATCAATATGGAGAGAAGCCTTTCCACTCCGGATTTGTTGAG CACATTTCCCACTGTCCTTCTAATCATCTGATAAAGTTCGAGCACACTGATACGGTCACTTATGAGAATGTACAG GGGGCGagcaccacttcacacacacaagcagtcCATCCCCAGCCGACCTCAGAAGAACGGAAGCAGAAATGGGAGCAAGGTCAGGCAGACTACATGGGAATGGACTCATTTGACAATATCAAAAGAAAGCTTGATTCTTTTCTCAAATAA
- the LOC137172933 gene encoding glycogenin-1-like isoform X2, which translates to MADQAFVTLATNDNYAKGAMVLGKSLRNHNTSKKLVALIGPQVSEPCQSVLRRIFDEVRVVDVLDSGDTAHLAMMKRPDLGVTFTKLHCWTLTHYSKCVFMDADTLVLSNIDELFDRDELSAAPDPGWPDCFNSGVFVFRPSEETYGKLLQYCTEHGSFDGGDQGVLNGFFSDWATADISKHLPFIYNLSSIAIYTYLPAFKQYGGNAKVVHFLGKTKPWSYTYDPQAKQIVGDVHEATTHPTFLLDWWNLYSSAVVPMLQDQYGEKPFHSGFVEGASTTSHTQAVHPQPTSEERKQKWEQGQADYMGMDSFDNIKRKLDSFLK; encoded by the exons ATGGCTG ACCAGGCTTTTGTAACGTTGGCTACCAATGACAACTATGCTAAGGGAGCCATGGTTTTGGGCAAGTCCCTGCGCAACCACAACACATCCAAGAAGCTGGTGGCACTCATCGGTCCGCAAGTGTCAGAGCCTTGCCA GTCTGTGCTGAGGAGGATCTTTGATGAGGTGAGAGTGGTGGACGTGCTTGACAGTGGCGACACGGCACACCTGGCTATGATGAAGAGGCCCGACCTGGGTGTCACCTTCACCAAACTCCACTGCTGGACCCTCACACATTACTCCAAGTGTGTTTTCATGGACGcagacacactg GTGCTTTCAAATATAGATGAGCTGTTTGACAGAGATGAATTGTCAGCTGCTCCCGACCCTGGCTGGCCCGACTGCTTCAactctggtgtgtttgtttttcgtCCCTCTGAGGAGACTTATGGCAAACTGCTTCAGTACTGTACAGAACACGGCAGCTTTGACG GAGGAGACCAAGGTGTATTGAATGGCTTTTTCAGCGACTGGGCAACAGCTGACATATCAAAACACCTTCCTTTCATCTACAACCTCAGCAGCATAGCCATCTATACTTACCTTCCAGCATTCAAGCA ATATGGTGGCAATGCTAAGGTGGTCCATTTCCTAGGGAAGACCAAGCCATGGAGTTACACATATGACCCCCAAGCCAAACAGATTGTAGGGGATGTGCATGAGGCCACCACACATCCCACCTTCCTTCTGGATTGGTGGAATCTGTACTCAAGTGCCGTGGTGCCCATGCTGCAGGATCAATATGGAGAGAAGCCTTTCCACTCCGGATTTGTTGAG GGGGCGagcaccacttcacacacacaagcagtcCATCCCCAGCCGACCTCAGAAGAACGGAAGCAGAAATGGGAGCAAGGTCAGGCAGACTACATGGGAATGGACTCATTTGACAATATCAAAAGAAAGCTTGATTCTTTTCTCAAATAA